Proteins co-encoded in one Nicotiana sylvestris chromosome 7, ASM39365v2, whole genome shotgun sequence genomic window:
- the LOC138873628 gene encoding uncharacterized protein → MIQHPDKNFIDPIPVKIHDQLAYCAYVEEEADGKPWFHDIKEYWAKVEYPKLANPTQKHTLWRLSNNFFHSGGILYKRTPDLGLLRYVDTKEVSRLLEEIHTWTCGPHMNGFVLAKRYSELVTFG, encoded by the coding sequence atgatacaacatccagacaaaaacttcattgatcccattccagtaaagatccatgatcagctagCTTATTGTGCCTATGTTGAAGAAGAggcagatggaaaaccttggtttcatgatatcaaagaatattggGCAAAAGTAGAATACCcaaaacttgcaaatcctactcagaaacacacactttggaggttgtccaataatttctttcacagcggaggaatcttgtataagaggactcctgatttgggactattaaggtATGTCGACACAAAGGAAGTATCCAGGCTACTAGAAGAAATTCACACTTGGACCTGTGGTccgcatatgaacggttttgtcttagcaaaaagatactctgagctggttacttttggatga